TAATTCATAATCTCCAGTTTAATTCTGCATTGAGTTTGATGTCGAACCAGTGATGCATATTTAAACCTCTTGAGGACCTCGTGAAATGACTTGACACATTTGATGTGGCTCCAGGCTCAGAGCTAGACACCTGTGGTCTGTTTTCTCAGCAAAGCATGGTGCTTCCATATGTGTTTCGAAGTGAGGAGTTTTCATTGTTTTCGATTTGACCTTTTATACACATTCGAAAATTTGGGAATGTTTTTCAACTCGTGTTATGCTATGTCACTCATGTTATTGACCtaagaacaaacacaaaacatgcaCAAGTGTGTGCTCATATCTtatcctttctttcttttttcatctaaATTTGAACTTTATCCTACTTTCCACAGGTGTTTGAAGCCTGAACATCAGCATTCAGACGTGTCACGAGGATGCTTTGGACATTCGACTGTATTTAACTCCAGCCGCTTCACTGACAATGGAAAATGCAGCAAGACACACTGGTTTTATCCACAaattcacacacgcacaaataACTGTAACTCCACAGTTGTTTGAGTAGATGTCTTTATGAATGGATGTTTTGTTAGCATTGAAATaatttatatacatatttttaggTTTGATTACAATATTAATACAAGTTATCTTACAGCCTGTCAAATATCTGCTAGCGTCAATTGTTGTTTTATACTATTGAATGATTTAATTTGTTCTTCCCAACAATACTGTAAATATCTGAATAAATTTAAATGAAATCGTGGCTCTGTCTATTTTCGTTTTTTTAGAGTTATCATTTTTGGAGATGATTGACCAGTacgacactaacagactcaacagactcatccgcaaagctggtgatgtggtgggggtgaaactggactccttggagacggttatggagagaaggctgctcctgaaactaaggagcatcctgaacaacatcacccaccccctccatgagctcctggtccaatacaaaaGCACATGGGCCAACAGACTcagactacccaactcaaagactgagcgccacaggacgtcctctcttcctgtggcaataaaaacgtacaactcatctctgaaaaaagcacaataaaggattcttcttgagctgcattttcttgcacattgttcacatggtttctaagctccttagtatagctttgttttttataatattatttctttttaatttattgtgatatgttgagtacagagcatgttacggacataatttcccttgggattaataaagtttttctgattttgattctgattctgatggaTAAAATGCAAAAGCCGCAACCAGGTGTACTTGAAATGCAGCATTACGagtgtattattatattttagaaACGGTGTACGCATTAGATCAAaccatttgtgttgtgtttcattaatATAAATGTAATTTACAAGTTATTTTGTACACCAAAAGCAAAGATAGTCACTATCATGCTGTTGGTGAAATCATGGCACCGCCGcaacagtaggtggcagtaacTAATCAACATGCGCAATATGCAACGTGCTCGCCGGTCACGTGATGCAAACATTGCAACGAAGCAATGACACCTAAACGGTAATGTATCGTATCCTTCAAGAGTCTACGTCCAGTCTCCCGACGTTGTCTGCGTATAATACTCACATTGTTCTCCAATTCAGACATGCCTCAAAAAGACCCGTGTCAAAAGCAAGCGTGTGACATCCAGAAGTGTTTACAAGGTAACAACGTGTGGAACATTCACGGGCTTCTTATACCGCTGCCGTGCGTCTCAGTCAATCCACGTTTCCTTCCCTTCTGCAGCGAATAAGTACATGGAGAGCCAGTGTGAAGAAGTGATCCGGGAGATGCGGCGATGCTGTCAAACTCACGCCAATAACTCCATCTGCTGCTCCGGATTCAAGGAGAACAAAACACCGGAGAACAGATGTAGCACGTGAAAGGAGCCAATAAACGAATGTCTTTGTTATATAACCAATGCAACAGCAGTGTATTTCAAATGATTTAACACGCTTAAAGTCAACATTGGTTTGAAAAGACTTTGGCTGATGGAGGCGGAAGTACACAAATAAAAGTATGCATGATCTTCTTGACTGGCTTTCTTGTTTTAGCTCCCTGAGGCAGTGACTCTAATTTGTCTCTTAAAAGTTTATGGAAGCTTTTTTTGACGACATTTATGTTATGAAAATGATGCAAGGCCCattatttcaatattcaatgttaaatctaatctaatacataaaaaaaaatgtaaattttgaGTCTGAATTGTAAATGTAATCTAATAATTCTTCGATTTCGATTTTATATGTGGATTTTCACACATGTGTGCTATTTAGACAAGATATGTGATTTTgatttaaatgtaatatattcCAGTACagtggtaggaagatgttgaggttggaactgccaggcagaaggtggagaggaaggccaaagaggagatttatggaggtggtgaaggaaaacatgaggtttgtaggtttgagagaagaggaagcagaggacagggtgagatggaggaggaggatctgctgtggccaagaagaagaagaaggagaattaTATTGAACATTTCGATTTAAATGTAGGTGTAAGAATTAGATTTACCACTGAATTGCACTCTATTATGGAACAAATATTCACTAAATCTGGGAAAATGTTGCCAAACTGCAAAATTTTATgttacatgtattttttaaattaggCAGCCCATACGTGGTTTTCGGTACAGTTGGTGAATTTGGAGTTGACCTGGCGCCAATAATATCTATATTGTATATGTAAATGAATTCTATATTTTTTGTCTACTTCCTTCTGGTGTACGTTGCCGTGACGTCATCACGCACTGACGTTGACCGGATATGTGCATCGGTACTTTCTAGAATGATTTAGCACCGTGTTGCTAGCTCTCTTCTGATTGTATTAATAACTGCCTAACCATACATTTAGACTCATTGGTGGTCTCGCAGCTGCCCTCCTGTATAACCGTCTGTTCAGCAAACACTCCGGGTCGCTCGGTTTTGGCCGTTTGGTGAAAGATATCGTAGAAAACGCCGCTGCTATCATGTCCAGGATAGACTACAGTGTTTGGGACCACATTGAGGTTTCCGACGATGAAGATGACACCCATCCCAACATCGACACACCCAGTCTTTTCAGGTGGCGACACCAGGTAAAACATACTTTAAATATCGGTTTTATGTGGTCAGTTCTGGAGTAACCCCAGATTGCGGGGCAAAtgttttctgtgtggagttcGCATCTTCCTTTGCATGTTTTGGTTTCCAATTTCCACTCACTGTCTGTGCCATAGATTGTTTAAATGATGCTTAAAGTGTTAGTGTTTCACTCTTGACGCcttcaatattcatttttttacaggCTCGGGTTGACAGAATGGAAGAGTTTAAGAAGAAAGAGCAAGACCTTGACAAGTCACTCTCTGAGTGCCGTCGTAAGTTGTCTGAGGCTCAGAAAAAAGTGCAGGAGCTCACCATTTCGTCAGCGGGTGACGGTAAATCCGACGTGGCCAAAGCTCAAgctgaggagaagaagctgaagaaagaggAGCGGGACTGggagaggaagctggaggacCACCGtcgagaggagaagaagatgccCTGGAATGTGGACACACTTAGTAAAGAGGGCTTCAGCAAGGTTTCCCGTCGTTCTTTTCAGTCAGAGTTTAGGATTTCTGTATTTATATCGCACATGAATTAATCCCAAAATACTGAACTAGATGCATTGACAGATGCATCATctaatgttttgtttctcctttcTCTTCCAAACACCACAGAGCATTGTTAATGTCAAGCCAGAACAAACTGAGGAGACcgaagaagaaaaggagaaaaaacacaaaacctttGTTGAAAAATATGAGAAGCAGATCAAACATTTTGGTAAGTTTGTTTCTGATACTTTTGACAAGTGTTGTATCTGAGCCCCCCCCCTTGTGTGACTGACAGGGATGCTGCACCGCTGGGACGACAGTCAGAAGTATCTCTCCGACAACCCTCATTTGGTGTGTGAAGAGACCGCCAACTACCTGGTCATCATGTGTATCGATTTGGAGGTAGAGGAGGTGAGTGTTTATTTCGCTCTCCTTAAATCCACCGTTGGAGTCTAAACAAGTTGGTTTGCTTTTGTAGAAACATGCCTTGATGGAACAGGTGGCTCACCAGACCATTGTCATGCAATTCATTCTGGAGTTGGCAAAGAGTCTGAAGGTGGACCCTCGTGGATGCTTCCGCCAGTTTTTCGCCAAGATCAAGGTGAGTGCAAGAAGGTTGAAGTGATGGGAGTGCACTGGAGAAAGTACTTCACCCCGGTGTTTCCTCCAACTCTCTGGGAAACGTACCATGTGTTGTCCTGCACAGGGCACCATCCATACTTCTCCATAACAAGCCCCATTGTATTTGGTCCTGTCGTTGAAACCTGACTCGACATAACCTTTTTACAAGCCAAACTCCCACTGTGGAGCATCAGTTTCTGATGGTGTGGAAACTGACTAGTGTGTAGCATGACACACAATCATGAGCTCGTCGCTCCttaatgttttgcttttgtaaGCGGATTTGTATGTTTCCATGACCTTCTGCCTCCTCTTATATTCAAGACCTCCATCTGTACCTCACACAACCCACTAAATCCAAATGTGTGTCCTCTTAACTCTGCTAATATAGTGAGCCTTCAGTTCAATCCTATTATGGCTGGCAAGTCAAGTCCCTTTAATCGTGAGGTTATTCTCTCGCCTGTGTTCCTTTGTCTCAAGAACAATTTCTTTTTAGTGTTTTAAGatgatttttgtttgtgtgcttcACTTAACTTGTGCTTAACTATTGAGACGTCCTGTGGTTGTGATTGACAGTTGAAGTTTTCCTGTCCGCAGACCTCAGATCAGCAGTACATGGATGCTTTCAATGATGAGCTGGAGTCCTTCAAAGAGCGCGTCAGGGGCCGCGCCAAGATCCGCATCGAGAAGGCCATGAAGGAgtatgaggaagaggagcggcaGAAGCGGCTGGGACCAGGAGGCCTGGATCCCGTCGACGTGTATGAAAGTTTGCCCGCTGTAAGAGCTTCTCCAGTCATTCTCCTCCGTTCACGCGACTTTGTTTCTCAGTCGTCTTGCTAAACCTTTTCAGGAGATGCAGAAGTGCTTCGACGAGAAGGACATTGGGATGCTGCAGGATGTGATCAGTAAAATGGATCCAACTGTAAGTGCTCATGGTTTTTAATGGTATTATAACATACAAGTGTCCGAAAGCTCCCCAGACATTTGATGGTAATTCACTagtttcacagctcagtaggtggcgctgcttgacctgtgaagtttcatttaaaaagtagGGGTGAGATTCGATTAAAACAAATCGAATTAATTCGTGAatctgtgatgaattaatctcaattaatcgcagtttaatggtataagaatatttgccacaagtcgccacatttttcaatttcaatgaatttggtatattactgaatcaaatgatggaccgatacatacatttaaacaacaaaatattctttattttgcatcagtttgacaatagcataATAAATGACaacggtggctatattcaagtttttatatcaccttatttaaactagagctcttttattgtcttgaaaatatttgtatagactttcagttttataagaatttcaagtacattcaggccattgaaaaacatccctgaacaaaagcaagcagatgcttcagtttgcttttgttcagggattcctccatgtttgttgttgatgttatcatcctagctgccacgtgttttgtgcatcacTGTGATCTGGAgggcaaactgttaaattaaattgaattaaattaaattgtccCATCTAGTGggcgtcatttttttttttttacaatttctaACTAGAAGTATAACTTTGATGGGCAATATTATATGGCTCGGCTCTCTCATCCCTCTGCTCAGGAGGCGAAGGCGCACATGAAGGCTTGCATAGATTCTGGTTTGTGGGTGCCCAACTCCAAACCAGATGACGGTGATGAGAAAGAGGACGACGGGACGTACGAGGAGGTCAAACAAGAGCCAGAAGAAGCAGAGAAGAAGCAATGATTTACCGAGCAAATGTATTCCCACTCTGTATCTGCAACTTCACCGTGTGTCTGTCAGCTCTGCCAAGTCTTCAAGTCGGGTGTGTCTAGCTCAACTGTACTGCAGTAGCTTACATTTAAACCTGCGCACCTCCGCTGCAGCTTTACCTCCCGCTTGGGAAAGAACTCTcgttttaacatttaaaatgtgttttcttgcGTCTGTATGATGCACGTCATCAGTGCTGACACATGGAATCTTATTACGTTGTCAGCCGTTAGAgttaagtgtttttttccccctcatcattttagatttttttttgtttcagttataGGGCTTGGGCAACTGTAACTTTCCTGAGTAACATTTTCTACCAACTTGattgagtaaaaaataaaatgtatgctGCATCTGATCTCTGTGATGTTTTGGCTTTGTCATCATTTGGGGCGCCAGTTTATATCTGAATTATGAAACTATGGTTTTATATGATAATACTGTGAAAGCAAACGCAagaaacaatttaaaaacaccAGTGCACAAACATATGTTTATATCATCAGCATAATGCACTTTATTCGTCGAAATTATCTGTTTTTAGGgctttaatattttattaaattgcGCCATCTAGTGTTGTATAGTCAGAGCACTGTATCTGTAAAACTAAAACCCTGCATGTAAATgggaaaataaaagctgaacaaTGAAGTCATGTTCAAAGTTGTGAGCCTTGggtcaaaatgcattttccacTAATTTCAGGGACAAGCAAATTTTCGTATATATCCTGGTAGATTTGCGGATTGTCATGAAAGGGGAAGTTCGGCCGTTGAACTTCTACAGGCCACAATAAAGACCGCACAAGGTTCTCTGTTAGTTTGGCTTGTGTTTATCAAGTAAGCTTCACCGTATATTTATCCGAATTACACAATAAACAAGTGCTAATACTAATATTACTGAATATTTCTACTATAACATTGAAAATAACATAATTTTCCTCCATTATGGTGCATATATTTAACTATTTTTaatcaatattttctgttttttccacTAAATTCGAATATCAATGTTTTGTTGAATTTCTTATCCGCAAGCAGACGTTGATTGAAACCGAAGATGCGAATACTCATATTCTCttacaattatttaaaaaataaagttttgttcCGCTGTAATATCATTTATCTGCGTTATCATTACACTTCCTGCATAACTGCATAATAAATAGCGAAGGAGGTGGCGCGTCCTCGTGGTTTTCGGGAAGCAGCGAATGACGTCATGTTGCGTTTACGGCCGCCGAGACTGTCGGACACTCTGTTTGTAATCGCGCTGGACACAAAACGAAAGCGCATTTTATGTCGTCGTCCCACTTTTATCGTTGATCAAATTCGTCCCATGGTAAGTGACTCCGTGGCTGTTAACGCCGAATTTTACGAAAGGGAATCCAATAGAAGTTCAGTGTCTTTTTCCGTATCACCCGACGCTCGCTGAAGGGAGTTGTTTCTCTAAAGCGTTGTATTTCCGCTCGACGATCGGATCGAGTCCAGGTTAAAACCAAATACTTCTTTATAATATTCCAGGGCTCGTGGAGTAAACAAACGTAAAGACGGCGATTACCCGGAAGGCCTAGGTCTATCGAGGGTCGTACCAGAGGTTTGACATAATTCCACTTGTTTAATGTCTGACAACTGTATTAAAAACaatcgttattattattgaaagtCACTCGATGTTGAGTTATATTTAAGTGTACGTGTGTGTCGCGAGGAGAATTACCGGTCCCCATGTCGGAGTAGGACTTCAATGATGACACATACAGTCAATCTGTCGTAACCATAACACTTATCAGAATAAGAAAACAATTCcataataaagaataataagTGAAACTGTCACAAGACAACAGTGACATTTCTATTGAGACATTAAATTGTCGTTTCTCGGTTGAATCTTTATTCTGGGTCTGCATGAAAATATGAAGTAAAACcaagcattttttttagttGGATGAAGATTTCTGAATGGTCAACAATGCAGGTTATTATCCACGCATGCAGGGGAGGAGGTTCTGCATTGTTATTGCTATGTGTGTATCTATTAATAAAAATGATAGAAGAAGAAAAGCCAAATATGATAGATATTCTATCACTTTTTATAGTATAATGATGCTTTATTCAAAAATAAGCAAAGAAACAACAATGGTTTAACACACAACAGCAATAGTTTATATGGTTTATATTCATGCTCTGAAAAGCGGAACTTATTTAAAGGCCGGTATTCATTTTGTTATCAGCGACAACTGTGCTGTGCCAGCAAGGAGAACTCTGTCCTTCCATTATGAGCAACCACAAGGGTGTGGTCGGGGTGAGGCATGAGAAAAGAACGACTTCTACTGCACAtaatatattcaatatttttgccccacaaaaaaacacaaacaagattATGATGGTGCGTCACTGGGCGCCACTATCATTGGAAACATTTATGCCTTAAACTGTTTAATGCCGCTAAAATACTTCACTataatatcaaaataataaattatcatTCATAAATACTTCCTGTGTTACAGTTCACCCAGCCATGTCCAAAGCTGGTCGGTCTAGCCGTTCATCTTCAGCCGTGCCTGACCTAACTGACCATCCTCGCAGTGAAGGCAtccatgttttccttttctttaccCCTAATGGCGAGCGCTTTTTGTCCCATACATCGGGAATAATCTCAGCAGAAGAGCTGTGTATCACTGCTGCAGAAGATGCAGGTGAGATTGTCGATTTCCACTGCAAACTTGTGGATCCACTTCCACTAATCCTCTGGATTCTGCTTGCAGGTATCAGCCCACTGTATCATGTGTTGTTTGCGCTCTACGATCCTAAATCCAGCTGTTGGTACAGTCCAAACCATGTTTTTAATCCAGCGGAAACTGGCTGTCTTGTCCTCCACTATCGTATGAGGTTTGTATCGTAACAAGTGTGTTATTATATAGGATTGTCTGAATCCTATCTGATCCAAATTCTGGTCGAACGTCAATGTTTCAACTTCACAGGTTTCATTTTCGGAATTGGCATGGGATAGATGAAAATGAGCCATGCGTATCACGTTATTCCAACAAAGTAGAACATGGCGGCATGTCTCTGTTTGAATTCTCCGTACTGGAGTATCTATTCTCCCAGGTGTGTGCTTGATCTAAGATTGGTGGCTTTGTCTTCTCTCTCCTCACCAGTCtctttccttctcctcttccaggCCAAATATGAATTTGTGAATGAAATCGTTCAGATCGAGGAGTTTCAGACAGAAGATGAGCAGAATACTTTTCAGAGTGAGAGTTTGGGGATGGCCGTGCTCCACCTCCTGCACCACACCATGAAGACTGACTGCTCCTTACAGAAGGTTGCAAAGAAGACAGGGTGAGCGTTCACAATCCCATGGAGACAGCTGTTATTTTGAAAGCAACACGTCATGAGCGAGGTACACAGTGGCTGGAGGATGCACCTAGTATGTGGCAGGATGTTCCTCGCCATGATTTCCATCGCATTTGCTCATAAAATGTGTCCCTGAAAAAATGCATACAGGAGGGAACTACACTCTCGTCACAATAGAGCTGCAAAAATGCAATGCCAAGtccaataaatacataaaaattgGAGTGCTTTTTAACATTGTAATGTTTTaaaattcagaatcagaatagaatttattgccatgggcagtgggggttccaccaacttgGAAAGagctttgaaataaagtgctgttaataaataaaataaaataaaatgaaattaaattcaaccaaaacaaaatgttttggacAGTATTGACCTCTACGGTCAGCACAAAATGGCCTCTGTTGTGAGCCATTCAATCTTATTGTCGGAGACTGTGTGCATGATGGAGTAATGTAAATCTCCATAAAATGCCTGTCAACACACCGAGAGGTTGAACGGCCTATTCAGACGTGCAACTGCGTTTTTATTTGAGCTACATGTTAGCACCGGTAGACAACTTAAAAAACTCACATGACTTAGTCCTAGACGAAACTGTGGTTAACAGCAGGTCTAAAAAAATGTAGGGGAAACACCACAAGTTACTCCCTCAACCTGTTTGTTTTGATCATCACTTCCTTTTCTGCACGTTCCACAGTCTTCTGGTGTGTTTGCTAGTTCCAATCTCTTTTTGAATgattgaaaaacatatttttcttttgcagCTTTGAAAAGTGCATCCCAAAATCTTTTGCCAAACAAATTTCCAATGACAACTTCCTGACGAAAATCCGCATCAGAAGAGTGTTTACGCAGTTTGTGCAGGAGTTCCATCAGACGATGGACACGGGCCGGTTCAGCCCAGAGGAGACGATAAACAAGTACATGTACACCCTGGAGCGTTTGGCCCCCAGTTTCGGCACCGAGACGTTCGATGTGTCGGACCTGAAATTCGGACAGGTGGAGGATGGAGGTGGCTCAAACATCACCAAAGATGAGGTCGGAGGCTTCAGAGCAACACATGAAATCATGGTTTCTGGCAACAAGGGGATTCATTGGAGGCCCTCGTCCGGGCAGAAGGTTTGTCGACTCACCTCAAGTCGTAATGCTGGTTTTCCACTAAAGGTTTTGTTCATTCTGTCGACCAGCGTCGGACTAACGGCTATGTCGGGAGCTTCAAGAAGAGAAACAATGATGAGTCTGATGTGGCCCCGCCCCATGCATGGACCGTCTTCTGTGACTTCCCTCAGCTAACTCACGCCGTCATCAATGAAGCCAGTGTTCTTGTTTACACTGAAGATAACAACTACATGGTGAGTATTGTGGGTGATGCCTACCTCACACAGAGGTGCTTTAGCATCCTACTTCTCACATACAGTGGAGAAAATATTATAACAAACAAGTGGCCTAAGACACAATCGCCAGTTTACTGAGACAGCAACAGATTTTTTGTGAGATGGAAGATCAACTTTTTAAGTTCAGGTCTCGAAAAAGGAGTTGAAAACCATGCTGAGCATTGGTTCAGTCTATTTTCTGGAGTAGTGGAGAGCTTGCATATCGCATCATGAATACTCCACGGTCACCTTTACCATGGAGCTTACGTAATtgtgcgtgttttttttttgtcggctAAATAAGTTTTAAACATATTTCCAAACTAAGTTCAGAAGATGTTGAGACTGCAACATGGAGCATTTGATAACTGTATTTTCTGGACTAAAAGTCTATTTTTCTCTGGTCCTGCTACCACATTAAAGTACAGTATATAATTTCACATGGTCCTAAATGTTGCACTGACATGACCAAATATTACATCATGTCCGTTTCTGTCCCACCACCGGTTGAGGACATCAGAACGACGAAACCAAGCCAGAGATATCATGTGATCACGCGTGCTTAAGCTGGAGAACACAACAGCTATCATGGAAGTGGATGTGATTATAATGgtttttaactgaaaaatcTAGAGAGAAACACCTTAACAACAAAGTGACTTGAAGATTTTAAAGTTTTCATGCGCTGCCTGGACATGTGAAGGGACAGAATGGGTGAGAGTGGCTGACATTTATTTGCTTCTTATCATTAGAAACTTGtatatttattgtcattgaTGCAGTCAAAAATTCCCCTTCTGCTTCCTTCTATCTCAGTCAACTCTGTTCTCGTCCACGGCCAAAAATCTTCCCCTGTAAATGTGACTTAAAGTCCAGTTCAACTCATATatgttgtttcttcttcatgatacatttttttGACTGCTGCAATTTGTCTTCTGGATCGGTACATTTTGAGTCCAGCAGTTGTTCACTTGCTGTACTCCAGACAGAACTGGCAAAAACATGCCGTAAAACACAGTGCAGCATCAAATCGTGAAAACTTCCATGTGACTATGGTACCACTTGTGTTGTTATTGGTCTGTCAGTATTATTTTTAAGTCTAAAAAAATTGCTACCACCTGGTTGAGCTTTGGAAAAGTGCTTTGTTTGTCATCGCGGTTGGTTTCGTGGTAAGAGTGTTGCAGTGGCGAGCAATCACACAACATAAAGTTTGCACACACAATGCTGCTTCTATTGTTGAATCATGCAAGTTATCTTGTTGACTTGAGGTCCGTAGTGGAGGtatgcgctctctgagtgcgcTCCTCCTGTTAGCTTATGGCTAGCATGGTGATCAAGTCAATAAGCAAAGCAACTGGAggagctgttttgttttgttttctccgcCCTCTGGCATTGCGTCATGTTTTGAAAGTGTCTGTAGGTGGGAGCTGCGATTGTAAGCTCATTGTGTTTCTGTAGGAGGTTCAGATGAGCTCCAGCCAGGAGGCCCGTTCCTTCATCTCCCTTCTGGATGGATACTACCGGCTGACTGCGGACGCCCACCATTATCTTTGTCATGAAGTGGCTCCCCCAAGGGTAGTGCTGAGTGAAGCAAATAGACTGCACGGCCCTATACAGTGAGTTTATTTCTCACTtacagatacagatacagacacacactgcgGGTTATATCACTCCATACTTGTTGCAGAGACACTTTCGTTCTACAGAAGATGAAAAGGTCTGCATCTGAGCGGGGATCCTTCCTGGTGCGCTGGAGCGCTCACAAATATCGACTCCTCCTCATCACGGTCCTCAACAAAAACGAGGTACGACAGCACCCTCACTTGTGATGGTGAGAATGTTCGATCTATGGACACGTTCGCATTTCTTGTCTGGCAGAACGGATCCATTTCATGCCACAAGCAGTTTCGCATCCACGTGGATGGAGACACTTTTCGCCTGGAAAGCTGGGAGGGCCAGTTCTCCAGCATCAAGGCGCTGACAGACAGTCTAAGTAACTCCGTCCTCAGGTCTGGTTCTGAAAGCTACACTGTGAGAAGATGCATCGTCCCACAACCAAGAGGTGAAGTATCTCCACCGTGGCCTTTATCCTTCAGTTTCTTCATCACCATGATATTTGGTCCATTTATTATTGGATAGAAGTCACATGTTGCTCCAGCAGAGTAGGTTTGCAGACGACTCATCTTCACTGTTTAAAGAAacagtcagaaaacaaaccaagtgaagtgattctGTCTTATTTTATTTGCAC
The genomic region above belongs to Synchiropus splendidus isolate RoL2022-P1 chromosome 19, RoL_Sspl_1.0, whole genome shotgun sequence and contains:
- the cmc4 gene encoding cx9C motif-containing protein 4, encoding MPQKDPCQKQACDIQKCLQANKYMESQCEEVIREMRRCCQTHANNSICCSGFKENKTPENRCST
- the LOC128751191 gene encoding hsp90 co-chaperone Cdc37 produces the protein MSRIDYSVWDHIEVSDDEDDTHPNIDTPSLFRWRHQARVDRMEEFKKKEQDLDKSLSECRRKLSEAQKKVQELTISSAGDGKSDVAKAQAEEKKLKKEERDWERKLEDHRREEKKMPWNVDTLSKEGFSKSIVNVKPEQTEETEEEKEKKHKTFVEKYEKQIKHFGMLHRWDDSQKYLSDNPHLVCEETANYLVIMCIDLEVEEKHALMEQVAHQTIVMQFILELAKSLKVDPRGCFRQFFAKIKTSDQQYMDAFNDELESFKERVRGRAKIRIEKAMKEYEEEERQKRLGPGGLDPVDVYESLPAEMQKCFDEKDIGMLQDVISKMDPTEAKAHMKACIDSGLWVPNSKPDDGDEKEDDGTYEEVKQEPEEAEKKQ